A region from the Algoriphagus machipongonensis genome encodes:
- the rmuC gene encoding DNA recombination protein RmuC has protein sequence MSTDFILILVIIVQAIALFLLLLKKNGKGEIDLLKNELKQLSEEMEKALAQARRESNENLITQFRLVFDNQRASSRDQSEALKRFGEVFSKNVQEFNSLQKEKFEDLNRRQEDLMKTTELRLEKIRETVDEKLQKTLESRLGQSFEMVSNQLQAVQKGLGEMQSLANGVGDLKRVLSNVKSRGVLGEYQLQAILENVLTPDQYILNAAIGKSGRERVEFAVKMPGNEHQVLLPIDSKFPQESYLRLVDAYEQVNKREIEIARMDLIKAVKKSAADIRDKYIQVPYSTDFAILFLPVESLYAEILREPGLSQQIQQEYKVLVTGPTTLAAILNSLQMGFRTLAIQKRSSEVWQILGAVKSEFGKFEDLIVKTQKKLGEANSELDKLVGARTRAIQRKLKEVQELPEAESTKLLED, from the coding sequence ATGTCCACTGATTTTATTTTGATCCTTGTAATTATTGTTCAAGCGATCGCCCTTTTTCTACTGCTATTAAAGAAAAATGGCAAGGGGGAAATTGATTTGCTGAAAAATGAATTGAAGCAGTTGAGTGAGGAAATGGAGAAAGCTTTGGCTCAGGCTAGGAGAGAGTCAAACGAAAATTTAATCACCCAGTTTCGATTAGTTTTTGATAACCAACGTGCAAGCTCCAGAGATCAAAGTGAAGCATTAAAGAGATTTGGAGAGGTTTTTAGCAAGAACGTTCAGGAGTTTAATTCACTTCAAAAGGAAAAATTCGAGGATCTCAATCGAAGACAAGAGGATTTAATGAAGACCACTGAACTTCGGCTGGAGAAGATTCGGGAAACAGTTGATGAAAAACTTCAAAAGACCTTAGAGTCTAGATTGGGCCAATCTTTTGAAATGGTTAGTAATCAGTTACAGGCAGTTCAAAAGGGTTTGGGCGAAATGCAAAGTCTTGCCAATGGAGTAGGAGATCTCAAGCGAGTTTTGAGTAATGTGAAAAGTCGAGGGGTTTTAGGAGAGTATCAATTACAGGCGATTTTAGAAAATGTTCTTACTCCAGATCAATACATTCTTAATGCGGCGATAGGTAAATCAGGCCGTGAGCGTGTGGAGTTTGCAGTCAAAATGCCTGGGAATGAGCATCAGGTTTTGCTCCCCATAGATTCAAAATTTCCTCAAGAGTCCTATCTAAGACTCGTGGATGCTTATGAGCAGGTGAATAAAAGGGAGATTGAAATAGCAAGGATGGATTTAATTAAAGCTGTGAAAAAATCTGCAGCTGATATCAGAGACAAATATATTCAAGTGCCCTATTCTACTGATTTCGCTATCCTATTTTTACCGGTAGAAAGCCTTTATGCGGAAATTCTCAGAGAGCCCGGACTTTCTCAGCAAATTCAGCAAGAGTATAAAGTCTTGGTGACTGGGCCTACAACTTTAGCTGCAATTTTAAACAGCCTTCAAATGGGCTTCAGAACTTTAGCAATTCAAAAGAGAAGTTCAGAGGTATGGCAAATTTTAGGTGCCGTCAAATCAGAATTTGGCAAATTTGAAGACCTGATAGTCAAAACCCAGAAAAAGCTTGGGGAGGCAAATTCGGAGTTGGATAAACTGGTAGGTGCAAGAACGCGTGCCATCCAAAGGAAGTTAAAAGAGGTACAGGAACTCCCAGAAGCAGAAAGCACGAAGTTACTTGAGGATTAA
- a CDS encoding Nramp family divalent metal transporter has translation MSISSFFKNLGPGPVIAAAFIGPGTVTVCTLAGVNFDYSLLWALGLSIIATLALQEISGRIGISTGQDLSQLLRGRKSHPLFRVFSMILVLLAIVLGNAAYESGNITGANLGLEIFWKAPTLDFGPFNLQTGNFLIGLIAFILLYLGNYKSLEKILVSMVILMSLAFSITALLTKPEWKSVFAGFIPQWNTAEFLTIVSLIGTTVVPYNLFLYASLANKKWKSTRDISWMRKDIGLSVILGGLVSMAILMVGAANTSEVVNNVLDVSKGLEPIFGSLAKYLMGIGFLAAGLTSSITAPLAAGLVICGIMGWDQDLQSPAMRKSIGLVLLLGLVFASFGIKPVQLITLAQLANGILLPLISAWIIWIGAQEKIMGKFHSSTLQNIFYLAIWLITLTLGLKSIGAVFGIW, from the coding sequence TTGTCTATTTCAAGTTTTTTTAAAAACCTCGGCCCAGGCCCTGTCATTGCAGCAGCATTTATTGGTCCCGGAACAGTAACAGTATGTACGTTGGCCGGAGTGAATTTCGATTACTCTTTACTTTGGGCACTGGGACTTTCCATTATTGCCACTTTGGCTCTTCAGGAAATTTCAGGCCGTATAGGGATAAGTACTGGACAAGATTTAAGCCAATTGCTTCGAGGCAGAAAATCTCATCCTTTATTCCGTGTTTTTTCCATGATTTTAGTCTTACTAGCCATAGTTCTAGGAAATGCAGCCTACGAATCAGGAAATATTACCGGAGCTAATTTGGGTTTAGAAATTTTTTGGAAGGCGCCAACGCTAGATTTTGGTCCTTTCAATTTACAAACTGGAAATTTCTTAATTGGTTTAATTGCATTTATCCTGCTGTACTTAGGAAACTATAAAAGCCTCGAGAAAATTCTTGTGAGCATGGTTATCCTCATGTCGCTGGCATTTTCAATAACCGCTTTATTAACAAAACCAGAATGGAAATCAGTTTTTGCCGGCTTTATTCCTCAATGGAATACAGCAGAATTTTTAACTATCGTATCCCTTATAGGAACAACGGTGGTTCCTTACAACTTGTTTTTGTATGCCAGCCTAGCCAATAAAAAATGGAAAAGCACCCGAGATATCTCCTGGATGCGAAAAGATATAGGTCTATCAGTGATCCTTGGAGGTTTGGTATCCATGGCTATCCTGATGGTCGGTGCCGCTAATACAAGTGAAGTGGTAAACAATGTCTTAGATGTCTCGAAAGGATTAGAGCCTATTTTTGGTTCTTTAGCAAAATACTTAATGGGAATAGGTTTTTTGGCTGCAGGCCTCACCTCTTCCATCACTGCACCGCTAGCCGCTGGTTTGGTGATTTGCGGGATTATGGGTTGGGATCAAGATCTTCAGTCACCTGCCATGCGAAAGTCAATTGGGTTAGTACTTTTACTTGGACTTGTATTCGCTTCTTTTGGTATCAAGCCGGTTCAACTAATTACACTCGCTCAACTAGCAAATGGAATTTTACTTCCCTTGATTTCTGCTTGGATTATCTGGATTGGAGCACAGGAAAAAATTATGGGTAAGTTCCACTCAAGCACTCTCCAAAATATATTTTACCTGGCAATATGGTTGATCACATTAACGCTGGGTTTAAAAAGTATAGGAGCTGTTTTTGGGATTTGGTAA
- a CDS encoding alpha/beta fold hydrolase produces the protein MIWIQRIVKLFATLVLAFVFFLMLLYRNDISSEEIDQKYTTPESHYIEVNGQNVHVRIMGEGDPIFLVHGSFSSLHTWENWQKLLSPYFMTISMDLPGHGLTGPDELQRYSIQDYSHLVLTLAENLGLEKFHVAGNSMGGAVAMQMASTRPDKILSLNLIDASGAPVTSIRKLEETPEDEQYGMIFKLTSNPIFSKVLLKCTPKFLFAMNVKEVYFDETKITESQIERYYELMLREGNRQATLDRIQLPKDYNFDFEVLKMPTLIMWGKEDHWIPVKQAYLIEKAISGSNVVIFDQAGHVPMEEIPTETVKAYLSFLGIEVREDYFSEPNYLTYVH, from the coding sequence ATGATTTGGATTCAAAGAATAGTTAAATTATTTGCAACATTGGTTTTGGCCTTTGTGTTTTTTTTAATGTTGCTCTATAGAAATGATATTTCTAGTGAGGAAATTGACCAAAAGTATACGACTCCGGAATCTCATTATATCGAAGTTAATGGACAAAATGTTCACGTAAGAATTATGGGTGAGGGTGATCCCATTTTTCTGGTCCATGGAAGTTTTTCATCTCTTCATACTTGGGAGAATTGGCAAAAGCTGTTGAGTCCCTATTTTATGACCATTTCGATGGATCTCCCTGGACATGGTTTAACAGGACCCGATGAGTTGCAAAGGTATTCTATTCAGGATTACAGTCACCTAGTATTGACTTTGGCAGAAAATCTTGGTTTGGAGAAGTTTCATGTGGCAGGGAATTCAATGGGAGGAGCAGTGGCGATGCAGATGGCTTCCACCAGGCCAGATAAAATTTTAAGTTTGAATTTAATAGACGCTTCTGGAGCGCCTGTCACCTCAATCAGAAAGCTTGAGGAAACTCCAGAAGATGAGCAATACGGAATGATTTTTAAGTTGACTTCCAACCCGATATTCTCGAAAGTGCTATTAAAATGTACTCCAAAATTCCTTTTTGCAATGAATGTGAAAGAGGTCTATTTTGATGAGACGAAGATTACAGAGAGTCAAATTGAACGGTATTATGAATTGATGTTGAGAGAAGGAAACCGTCAGGCAACTTTAGACCGTATTCAATTGCCGAAGGATTATAATTTTGATTTCGAAGTCTTGAAAATGCCTACTTTGATTATGTGGGGAAAAGAAGATCATTGGATCCCTGTAAAGCAAGCCTACCTCATAGAAAAAGCAATTTCCGGTTCAAACGTGGTGATTTTTGATCAGGCAGGACATGTCCCCATGGAGGAAATTCCGACTGAAACTGTCAAGGCCTATCTTTCCTTTTTAGGTATAGAAGTACGTGAGGACTACTTTAGTGAGCCAAATTACTTGACTTATGTCCACTGA
- the trkA gene encoding Trk system potassium transporter TrkA yields MGMNIVIAGAGDMGYHLAEQLSYDNKDITLIDTDREVLEYVASKLDVLTVQGDSTSFEILQQANVTRASMVLAVTTSEKTNIVTAVLAKQLGAKRVMARVRNHSYLNAENVNYFKNLGIDNLISPTMLCSREIFNMIENSSFTEVFDFGGGKLNIVGITLDQSNPLVNQRIMDTKTNPIFEDIRIIAILRDQKTIIPRGSTIVRNNDHVFFISTKKNTESIIDVLGQKKVDIKNVMIIGGDDMALTTALRLEDHFRVTLVNRDKERCKWLAENLKNTLVINGDYKNIELLMEEGLEQMDAFLALTESSETNIITSLTAKNHGVYKTIAHVDTREYIHISHSIGVDSLINKKLVAANEISRYLKKGTVDAVSGIYGVDAEFIQYSICKNNRVIKKPLRELYFPDSAIVAGVIRGEQVFIPDGDFLLHLDDKAIVLALPEAKVALEKLFH; encoded by the coding sequence ATGGGGATGAATATCGTGATTGCCGGTGCAGGAGATATGGGATATCACCTAGCCGAGCAATTAAGCTATGACAATAAGGATATTACCTTGATCGATACCGACAGGGAAGTGTTGGAATATGTGGCGTCAAAGCTAGATGTATTGACAGTTCAGGGAGACTCTACCTCCTTTGAAATACTCCAGCAAGCAAATGTTACTCGAGCGAGTATGGTTCTTGCCGTGACTACCTCTGAAAAAACCAATATTGTGACCGCAGTACTTGCGAAGCAATTAGGTGCAAAGCGTGTGATGGCCAGAGTGAGGAACCATTCTTATCTCAATGCAGAAAATGTAAACTATTTCAAAAACCTTGGAATAGATAACCTGATTTCCCCAACCATGCTATGTAGTCGGGAGATTTTCAATATGATTGAAAACTCCAGCTTTACTGAGGTTTTTGACTTCGGTGGAGGGAAATTGAATATTGTGGGTATTACCTTGGATCAGTCAAATCCATTGGTCAACCAGCGGATCATGGACACCAAAACCAATCCGATTTTTGAGGATATCCGAATAATTGCGATCCTAAGAGATCAAAAAACTATAATTCCCAGGGGTAGTACGATCGTCAGAAATAACGATCACGTTTTCTTTATTTCTACCAAGAAAAATACAGAGAGTATTATCGATGTTTTGGGACAGAAAAAAGTGGATATCAAAAACGTCATGATTATTGGCGGGGATGATATGGCTTTAACGACTGCACTTAGACTGGAAGATCATTTTAGAGTCACTTTAGTCAACCGAGATAAGGAAAGGTGCAAATGGCTAGCGGAAAATTTGAAAAATACGCTGGTGATCAATGGGGATTATAAAAACATCGAGCTTCTGATGGAGGAAGGTTTAGAGCAAATGGATGCATTTCTAGCTTTGACAGAATCTTCAGAAACAAACATTATTACCTCTCTGACAGCTAAAAACCACGGGGTTTATAAAACCATTGCCCACGTTGACACTAGAGAGTATATCCATATTTCCCATAGTATCGGGGTGGATTCATTGATTAATAAGAAGCTTGTTGCGGCAAATGAAATCTCCAGATATCTTAAAAAAGGTACAGTAGATGCCGTTTCGGGGATTTATGGAGTGGATGCAGAGTTTATCCAGTATTCCATTTGTAAAAACAATAGAGTTATAAAGAAACCATTGCGTGAGTTATATTTTCCGGATTCTGCAATCGTAGCTGGAGTAATCAGAGGTGAACAGGTGTTTATCCCTGATGGTGATTTTTTACTTCATTTAGATGATAAGGCCATCGTCTTGGCATTGCCAGAAGCAAAGGTGGCTTTGGAAAAACTTTTTCATTAA